A window of the Linepithema humile isolate Giens D197 chromosome 4, Lhum_UNIL_v1.0, whole genome shotgun sequence genome harbors these coding sequences:
- the rhea gene encoding talin-1 isoform X3: protein MSSDSGGFLARRRSPQVIAMATLSLRISIPEKNATKMMQFDPSTSVYDACRIIREKLVEASNMGQPKDYGLFLADEDVKKGVWLEPGRNLDYYILRNGDLLEYRRKFRTLRVRMLDGTLKTMLVDDSQPVANLMVVICTKIGITNHDEYSLVRELMDEENENPKSGNFGTLTLKRKKEEKGERDAKMEQLRKKLKTDDEVNWIDPSKTLREQGIDEAETVLLRRKFFFSDQNIDSRDPVQLSLLYVQARDAILDGTHPITQEKACVFAGIQCQIQFGDHKEEKHKPGFLDLKEFLPQSYVKVKGIEKKVFAEHKKHIGLSELEAKVLYTKTARSLNTYGVTFFLVKEKMKGKNKLVPRLLGVTKDSVLRLDEKTKEILKTWPLTTVRRWGASPNTFTLDFGDYSDQYYSVQTTEAEQILQLIAGYIDIILKKQKAKDHFGIEGDEGSTMVEDSVSPLKATIMQHETSNVGKGNVEAVSVAIPAVMRAGGDGARPYGTGHIGGAQYTTVSGQVNIAHTPPMVQQTKVTSVLSEPQRALLSTITAGHEVIHIAETELSTKAQLPELGTDPASLRWIEQTIDTHKQNVGSQIAAMNAATAQVVTLTSGPADDVDHTAVGAAITTIATNLPEMTKGVRMIAALMDDESSGERLLDAARKLCSAFSDLLKATEPETKEPFHITSTLYEQYPRQNLLNAASRVGEASHQVLTTIGEEDDSNRELQDMLLALAKAVANTTAALVLKAKNIAATCEDSATQNRVISAATQCALATSQLVACAKVVAPTLHSPACQTQLMNAVREVTKAVERLVQVCNETCSDENLLKELSAAANEVSRTLNDLLDHIKAATRRERARESIQEGAVETILVATDKLFASTGDAGEMVRQARIVGQATAQLIQSIKGEAERQTDSEQQQRLLAAAKLLADATAKMVEAARQCASSPHDAKMQDQLRQAAEELRAATTAAATPALRRKLITHLEVCAKQAASTATQCIAASSGAGHHNTNPASQEELNMECRTIAQHIPHLVSGVKGTQMQPDNPTAQLNLINASEQFLQPGTSVVKAVRAVLPTVTDQASAMQLNNTSQQLGSSLADLRSAVTRARIACGGLELDAAEELINSLKDELGEFYRAVEAASLRPLPEETTESTALRLGASSKNVGFAMAQLLSAAKQGNENYTGSAARETASALKDLTYAVRGVAATSDQPETQKKVLMTADDVILRSLYLVKEARRVLKNPDDPENEINLAAVAKDVSISLNKCVSCLPGQRDVDEAIRNIDDMTQVLGINEFPQTNKSYGQLQSDLNNAAVNLNDASSSVVSSVRSPVQLASSSKQFTNAFGDLLGVGMEMASQTSIETRTQVVISLRNVSMTSSKLLVTAKSVAADPTAPNAKNQLSAAARAVTDSINYLVDVCTSAAPGQNECDNAIRNIQSMRSLLDNPSQPFSDASYFECLETVMEKSKSLGDGMTGIANHAKKSEHEHFSVAVRGVSSSICGLIEAAAQAAYLAGVSDPTSVAGKPGLVDQAQFLRAAQAIQSGCQSLGNPTSTQQQVLSAATMIAKHTSALCNACRVASSKTSNPVAKRHFVQSAKDVANSTACLVKEIKALDQNYSDINREKCAEATKPLLEAVDNLCTFASSPEFASQPAKISIAARAAQEPITSAGKSIIDGSCAMVQAAKSLAISPKDPPTWQLLANHSKSVSDSIKSLVASIRDKAPGQKECDAAIEKLSARIRELDAISLSAVSQTLVPRRENTVQGFTDQMESSASELREKLEPLRIAAKYEAENVGHAVNQIALYSEPLVSGAIGAASNMVQSKQQMVLLDQTKTVAESALQLIYVTKESGGNPKAVALHSEVDETVESTKDALQELQNTLETISTSAGIVTGLIDTISRAMVRLEDHRMSTIDTVDSYVDYQTRMVEAAKEIARLAQEMSTKSSIDVARLGPLAVDISHKYTQLARDTSGASAAASNADVSARLRTGVQELGRACADIVRAAGTCQMSPGDAYAQREVAEHSKIVTEKVSQVLAALQAGSRGTQACINAASTVSGIIGDLDTTIMFATAGTLHAENESDTFADHREHILQTAKALVEDTKTLVAGAASSQEQLAVAAQNAVSTIVQLAEVVKYGAASLGSQNPEAQVMLINAVKDVASALGDLIHATKAASGKPINDPSMAHLKDSAKVLERQLQQQFVHLSDVGGSESEWFVSDQEEELIRLLSTSESSQPAQRTSDLLLLM, encoded by the exons CGAAGGATTACGGTCTGTTTCTCGCTGATGAGGACGTGAAGAAGGGTGTCTGGTTGGAGCCTGGGCGAAATCTCGACTATTACATTCTGAGAAACGGAGATCTACTTGAGTACCGTCGTAAATTCCGTACGCTTCGAGTCCGCATGCTGGATGGAACGCTGAAGACCATGCTAGTAGACGACAGTCAGCCCGTGGCGAATCTCATGGTAGTGATATGTACTAAAATCGGCATCACGAATCACGATGAGTATTCCTTGGTGCGCGAACTGATGGACGAGGAGAACGAGAATCCAAAATCCGGAAATTTCGGCACTCTTACGTTGAAGCGGAAGAAGGAGGAGAAGGGCGAGAGGGACGCAAAGATGGAACAATTgagaaagaaattgaaaaccGACGACGAAG TAAATTGGATAGATCCAAGCAAAACTCTGCGCGAACAAGGCATAGACGAAGCCGAGACCGTTTTGCTGAGGaggaaatttttcttctcggATCAAAACATCGACAGCCGCGATCCCGTACAATTGTCGCTGTTATACGTGCAAGCGCGAGATGCAATTCTAGACGGCACGCATCCAATCACGCAGGAAAAAGCTTGCGTTTTCGCCGGCATCCAGTGCCAAATCCAGTTTGGCGATCACAAGGAGGAGAAGCACAAACCTGGTTTCCTGGA TCTCAAGGAATTTCTGCCGCAATCGTACGTGAAAGTGAAAGGAATTGAAAAGAAGGTCTTCGCGGAGCATAAGAAGCACATCGGGCTCTCGGAGTTGGAGGCCAAAGTTTTGTACACGAAGACCGCCAGATCGCTGAACACATACGGCGTCACGTTCTTCTTGGTGAAAGAGAAGATGAAGGGCAAGAACAAGCTGGTGCCGCGTCTGCTCGGCGTGACGAAGGACTCGGTCCTACGGCTCGACGAGAAGACGAAGGAGATCCTGAAGACGTGGCCGTTGACGACCGTGCGGCGTTGGGGCGCCTCGCCGAACACCTTCACTCTTGACTTTGGCGACTACTCCGACCAATATTACAGCGTGCAGACGACCGAAGCGGAACAGATACTTCAGTTGATCGCCGGCTACATTGACATTATTCTGAAAAAACAGAAAGCAAAGGATCATTTCGGCATCGAGGGTGACGAGGGGTCCACTATGGTGGAGGACAGCGTGTCGCCTCTCAA GGCTACTATTATGCAGCACGAAACCAGCAATGTCGGTAAAGGAAACGTAGAAGCAGTCTCCGTCGCAATACCAGCTGTCATGAGGGCCGGAGGAGACG GAGCTCGACCATACGGAACCGGCCACATAGGTGGTGCTCAATACACGACTGTCAGCGGGCAAGTGAACATCGCTCATACTCCACCTATG GTCCAACAAACTAAAGTGACATCCGTCCTGTCTGAACCGCAACGTGCCTTACTGTCGACCATCACCGCTGGTCACGAGGTGATCCACATCGCCGAGACGGAACTCTCGACGAAGGCCCAGCTGCCCGAGCTCGGCACGGATCCGGCTTCCCTGAGATGGATCGAGCAGACCATCGACACCCACAAGCAGAACGTGGGCTCGCAGATCGCGGCGATGAACGCCGCGACCGCTCAGGTGGTCACGCTGACCTCCGGACCGGCGGACGATGTCGATCACACCGCGGTGGGAGCCGCGATTACCACGATCGCGACGAATCTGCCGGAGATGACGAAGGGCGTGCGGATGATCGCCGCTCTCATGGACGACGAGTCGTCCGGCGAACGACTCCTAGACGCCGCCAGAAAACTCTGCTCGGCGTTTTCGGATCTGCTGAAGGCCACCGAACCGGAAACGAAAGAG CCTTTCCACATAACATCTACGCTCTACGAACAATAT CCGCGACAGAATCTATTGAACGCTGCATCGCGAGTGGGCGAGGCATCGCACCAGGTATTGACGACTATTGGAGAAGAAGACGATTCAAATCGTGAACTGCAGGACATGCTACTCGCGCTGGCCAAAGCGGTAGCCAACACCACCGCCGCTCTGGTATTGAAGGCGAAGAACATCGCAGCCACGTGCGAGGACTCTGCGACTCAGAACAGAGTTATATCAGCTGCGACGCAATGCGCGCTCGCTACGTCACAACTGGTGGCCTGCGCAAAGGTAGTGGCGCCGACTTTACACTCGCCCGCCTGTCAGACTCAGCTGATGAACGCCGTTCGCGAGGTGACCAAGGCGGTGGAGCGCTTGGTTCAAGTCTGCAACGAGACGTGCAGCGACGAGAACTTGCTGAAGGAGCTGAGCGCCGCCGCCAACGAGGTCAGCCGCACCTTGAACGATCTCCTCGATCACATCAAGGCCGCGACGAGAAGAGAGCGCGCAAGGGAATCCATCCAGGAAGGCGCGGTGGAAACTATCTTAGTTGCGACGGACAAGCTCTTCGCCAGCACCGGCGACGCCGGCGAGATGGTGCGACAAGCAAGAATAGTCGGCCAAGCTACCGCGCAATTGATTCAAAGCATCAAAGGCGAAGCGGAAAGACAGACGGATTCGGAGCAGCAGCAGCGTCTCTTAGCGGCGGCGAAGCTGCTCGCCGACGCCACTGCCAAGATGGTGGAGGCGGCGCGACAGTGCGCCAGCAGTCCACACGACGCCAAGATGCAAGATCAACTGCGCCAAGCGGCGGAGGAGCTGCGAGCTGCGACCACCGCAGCGGCCACTCCGGCGTTGCGCAGGAAACTCATCACGCACTTGGAGGTTTGCGCCAAACAGGCAGCTTCAACCGCCACGCAGTGCATCGCGGCATCTTCCGGCGCCGGGCATCACAACACCAATCCGGCCAGCCAAGAAGAGCTCAACATGGAGTGTCGCACAATAGCGCAGCACATTCCACATTTGGTATCGGGAGTGAAGGGCACGCAGATGCAACCGGACAACCCTACGGCGCAATTGAATCTCATAAACGCCTCCGAGCAATTCCTGCAGCCAGGTACTTCCGTAGTGAAGGCGGTCAGGGCTGTTTTACCGACGGTTACCGATCAGGCGTCCGCAATGCAGCTAAACAACACGTCGCAGCAGTTGGGATCCTCATTGGCGGATCTGCGATCGGCAGTGACGCGTGCTAGAATAGCTTGCGGCGGTTTGGAGCTCGACGCTGCAGAAGAGCTGATCAACAGCTTGAAGGACGAGTTGGGAGAATTTTATCGCGCCGTGGAGGCCGCTTCGTTGAGACCACTACCGGAGGAAACGACGGAATCCACCGCTCTGCGACTCGGCGCCTCGTCCAAAAACGTAGGATTTGCCATGGCGCAGCTGTTGTCCGCTGCCAAGCAGGGCAATGAGAATTACACCGGAAGCGCCGCCAGAGAAACGGCGTCTGCCCTGAAAGATCTCACTTATGCTGTTCGCGGCGTGGCTGCTACATCTGATCAGCCGGAGACGCAGAAGAAGGTGCTGATGACAGCCGACGACGTGATTCTGCGATCGCTGTATCTGGTGAAGGAAGCGCGGCGCGTGCTGAAGAATCCCGACGATCCCGAGAACGAGATCAACTTAGCCGCGGTTGCCAAAGACGTCTCCATTTCTCTGAACAAGTGCGTCTCCTGCCTGCCCGGGCAGAGAGACGTGGACGAAGCCATACGCAACATCGACGACATGACTCAAGTGCTCGGCATAAACGAGTTCCCGCAAACAAACAAGAGTTATGG GCAATTGCAGAGCGACCTGAATAACGCGGCCGTTAATCTGAACGACGCGTCGTCGAGCGTGGTGTCATCCGTGCGTTCGCCGGTGCAGCTAGCGAGCTCGTCGAAGCAATTCACCAATGCCTTCGGTGATTTGTTGGGCGTGGGTATGGAAATGGCGAGTCAGACATCGATTGAGACACGCACTCAAGTAGTAATATCACTGAGAAACGTCAGCATGACATCCAGCAAGCTGCTCGTGACCGCGAAATCGGTCGCGGCCGATCCCACCGCGCCGAACGCGAAGAATCAGCTGTCGGCGGCGGCTCGCGCCGTCACGGACTCCATCAATTACCTCGTAGACGTGTGTACCTCGGCGGCGCCCGGGCAGAACGAGTGCGACAACGCTATCAGGAACATCCAGTCCATGCGATCACTGCTGGACAATCCGAGCCAGCCGTTCTCCGACGCCTCGTACTTCGAGTGCTTGGAAACCGTGATGGAGAAGAGCAAGAGCCTCGGCGACGGCATGACCGGCATCGCGAATCACGCGAAGAAATCGGAGCACGAGCATTTCTCCGTTGCCGTTCGCGGAGTTTCCTCATCGATCTGCGGCCTGATCGAAGCCGCGGCTCAGGCGGCTTATTTGGCAGGAGTGAGCGATCCGACATCGGTGGCGGGTAAACCAGGCTTGGTGGATCAGGCGCAGTTCTTACGGGCGGCGCAAGCCATCCAAAGCGGCTGCCAGAGCCTCGGCAATCCCACCAGCACGCAGCAACAAGTTCTCTCAGCTGCCACTATGATTGCCAAGCACACCAGCGCCCTGTGCAACGCGTGCAGAGTCGCCTCCAGCAAGACCAGCAATCCGGTGGCGAAACGTCACTTCGTTCAGTCCGCCAAGGACGTCGCAAACTCGACGGCGTGCCTCGTCAAAGAGATTAAGGCACTTGATCAAAATTATTCCGACATTAATCGCGAGAAGTGCGCGGAAGCGACGAAACCTCTGCTCGAGGCGGTCGACAATCTCTGCACGTTTGCGAGCTCCCCCGAATTTGCGAGTCAACCGGCGAAGATCTCGATCGCCGCTCGAGCCGCGCAAGAGCCGATCACCAGCGCCGGCAAGTCTATCATCGACGGCTCGTGCGCCATGGTGCAAGCAGCGAAGAGTCTCGCGATCAGTCCGAAGGATCCGCCAACCTGGCAACTACTGGCCAATCACAGCAAGAGTGTTAGCGATTCCATCAAATCGCTGGTAGCGTCGATTCGCGACAAGGCACCCGGTCAGAAAGAGTGCGACGCCGCGATCGAGAAGCTGTCGGCGCGGATACGCGAGCTGGACGCCATCTCGCTGAGCGCGGTTTCGCAGACGCTGGTGCCGCGTCGCGAGAACACCGTCCAGGGATTCACCGATCAGATGGAGAGCAGCGCGAGCGAGTTGCGCGAGAAGCTGGAGCCGTTGCGCATCGCCGCGAAATACGAGGCGGAGAACGTCGGCCACGCCGTCAATCAGATCGCCCTGTACTCGGAGCCTCTCGTCTCCGGCGCGATCGGCGCCGCGTCCAATATGGTGCAGTCGAAGCAGCAAATGGTGCTGCTTGATCAAACGAAGACCGTCGCCGAGTCCGCCCTGCAATTGATTTACGTCACGAAGGAATCCGGCGGCAATCCGAAGGCCGTCGCGTTGCACTCCGAAGTGGACGAAACCGTCGAGTCGACCAAGGACGCGCTTCAAGAACTGCAAAATACTCTGGAGACCATATCAACATCCGCGGGCATCGTCACTGGTTTGATCGACACGATTTCTCGCGCAATGGTTAGATTAGAGGATCACAGAATGTCCACTATCGACACTGTAGATTCTTACGTGGACTATCAAACGAGGATGGTTGAAGCCGCTAAAGAGATCGCTCGGCTGGCACAAGAGATG tcAACGAAATCAAGCATAGATGTGGCCAGATTGGGTCCCCTCGCGGTCGACATATCACACAAATACACACAACTCGCCCGCGACACATCAGGAGCCTCTGCAGCCGCTTCCAACGCCGACGTATCCGCCAGGCTTCGTACCGGCGTTCAAGAACTTGGCCGAGCTTGCGCGGACATCGTGCGCGCCGCTGGCACCTGCCAGATGTCACCCGGTGACGCGTACGCTCAGCGAGAGGTTGCGGAGCACAGTAAGATTGTGACCGAGAAGGTGTCGCAGGTGTTAGCTGCTCTGCAGGCGGGCTCACGCGGTACTCAAGCGTGTATCAACGCCGCCAGCACCGTTTCCGGCATCATCGGCGACCTCGACACCACCATCATGTTCGCCACCGCCGGCACACTGCACGCCGAGAACGAGAGCGACACGTTCGCCGATCATCGCGAGCACATACTGCAAACCGCAAAGGCCTTGGTGGAAGACACGAAGACTCTGGTAGCCGGAGCGGCTTCCTCGCAGGAGCAGCTGGCCGTCGCGGCGCAGAACGCGGTGTCGACCATCGTTCAGCTCGCCGAGGTTGTCAAGTACGGAGCGGCCAGCCTCGGCAGTCAAAATCCGGAGGCCCAAGTGATGCTGATCAACGCCGTGAAGGACGTCGCCTCCGCACTCGGCGATCTCATACACGCCACCAAAGCCGCGAGCGGCAAGCCGATCAACGACCCGAGCATGGCGCATCTCAAGGATTCTGCTAAG